In Longimicrobium sp., a genomic segment contains:
- a CDS encoding N-acetylglucosamine kinase — translation MSDAPVFAGIDGGGTKTTLALADDEGRELARRVGPAGLVDPRHPAATADMLATLVREALAEAGIVEKPVALCAGLAGVGNERERREVEAALAASGVAGRVRIVTDGEIALDGALGGRAGVMIIAGTGSVAYARGEDGRVERCGGWGMVVGDEGSAWSIGRNGLAAALRAADGRGAGTSLLPHFLQLLGLDGPSGIPPWAGRSEKAAVAALAVHVIEAAERGDAVALGVVEREARELARHAVALARRMAPWSGPVPVVFHGGVLGVDFYADVVKRALDDDEQDFEVRPAVSDAVAGALSYARRMLEGAGRA, via the coding sequence GTGAGCGACGCGCCGGTGTTCGCCGGGATCGACGGCGGGGGGACGAAGACCACGCTCGCGCTGGCCGACGACGAGGGGCGCGAGCTGGCCCGGCGCGTGGGCCCGGCCGGGCTGGTGGACCCGCGCCACCCCGCGGCCACCGCCGACATGCTGGCCACGCTGGTCCGCGAGGCGCTGGCCGAGGCCGGCATCGTGGAGAAGCCCGTCGCCCTCTGCGCGGGGCTGGCCGGCGTGGGGAACGAGCGCGAGCGGCGCGAGGTGGAGGCGGCGCTGGCGGCCTCGGGCGTGGCGGGGCGCGTCCGCATCGTCACCGACGGCGAGATCGCGCTGGACGGCGCGCTGGGCGGGCGGGCGGGGGTGATGATCATCGCCGGCACCGGCTCCGTCGCCTACGCGCGCGGCGAGGACGGGCGGGTGGAGCGGTGCGGGGGATGGGGGATGGTGGTGGGCGACGAAGGGAGCGCGTGGAGCATCGGCCGCAACGGCCTGGCCGCCGCCCTCCGCGCCGCCGACGGCCGCGGCGCGGGGACGAGCCTGCTCCCGCACTTCCTGCAGCTGCTGGGGCTGGACGGGCCCAGCGGCATCCCGCCCTGGGCCGGGCGCTCGGAGAAGGCCGCCGTGGCCGCGCTGGCCGTGCACGTCATCGAGGCCGCGGAGCGGGGGGATGCGGTCGCGCTCGGCGTGGTGGAGCGCGAGGCGCGGGAGCTGGCCCGCCACGCCGTGGCCCTCGCGCGGCGGATGGCGCCGTGGAGCGGCCCCGTTCCCGTGGTCTTCCACGGCGGCGTGCTGGGCGTGGACTTCTACGCGGACGTGGTGAAGCGCGCGCTGGACGACGACGAGCAGGATTTCGAGGTCCGCCCCGCCGTCTCCGACGCCGTCGCCGGCGCGCTCTCCTACGCCCGCCGGATGCTGGAGGGCGCCGGGCGCGCGTAG